From the Companilactobacillus ginsenosidimutans genome, the window GAGTCTAAATCAACCACAGAAATCGCAGAAGAAATGTTAGGTCACATCCTAACATATGATTCACCACAAGGAAAACTTTCTGGCATAATCGTTGAAACAGAGGCATACTTGGGACCTGATGACATGGCTGCCCACAGCTACGGTGGACGCCACTCAGCTGCAAACGACCCACTCTACCAACAAGGTGGCACAATTTATATTTATTCTATTCATAGTTGGCTCGATATGGATATAAGTATACAAAAGTCTGGAATCCCCAATGGTGTATTGATTCGAGGAGTGGAACCATTGACTGGAAAAGATATTATGGATGAAAACCGTAAAAAAACTGGTTTCGATACTACTAATGGCCCAGCAAAATGGATCAGAGCTTTTGGCATCATGGATAAAACTTTTTCTGGAACAATGCTTAACGCTGGAAAATTCCAATTTGAATTAAAAAAGTCCAAAACACCTAATCATGTTTTGGCTACTCCAAGAATCGGAGTGCCTAACAAAGGTGAATGGACTGATAAAAAAATGCGTTTTATTGTTGAAGGAAATCCTTACGTTTCTAAAATGTACAAACGTGATATGAATCTTGACTCATTTGGTTGGAAATAACTACAATTTGTCACTTTTAGCACGTAACGCATACAAAATTGTTACAGTATCAACTACTTCTTGAAGCATGGCACCAATTATTGTTGGAATTAATCCAAAACCAGCAACAATCATCAAAATAATACATATTAAAATACCAATCATAACAGCTTGCTTAGCAACTCTGAGAGTGTCGTCAGAAATTTTGGCGACATCCCCTACTTTACTAAGATCATCTTTTAGAACAACAGCATCAGCAGATTCACTAGCAGCGTTAGCACCTTTGTAACCCATTGCGATACCGACATCTGCTAAAGCCAATGCTGGTGCATCATTAACACCATCCCCAACCATAATTGTTGGATGATAATCTTTTGGTAAATTTTGAATTATTTTAACTTTGTCAGCAGGCAAGCTTGAGGGATATGCTTTAGTAATTCCTACTTGTGAGGCGACCGCATCGGTTGTCTCTTTTTTGTCTCCAGAAATCATTAAAATATTTTTGAATCCAAAAGTTTTAAGACGTGAAATAGTCTCTTTTGCCTCAGGACGTATTTGGTCAACTAGTGTGTAAACACCGGCATATTTGCCATCAACAGATACATAAACTGTTGAACTATTAATTTTTTCGACATTATCTTTCGTAACAAATTCTGGGTTACCAACTCTTATTTCGTGATTATCAATAATTCCCTTGATACCTTCTGCGGTAACCTCTTGGGCATTTTCAACATCTTTCATTCGAATATTTCTATTAACAGCAAAATCAACAATAGTTTGCGCCATAACATGGCTAGAGCTTTGTTCCAATGATGCAGCATATGCATAAACATCTTCTGGTTTAAAACCATCAGCTGTCTTTACATTTTGAACAACTAATTTACCACGAGTGATGGTACCAGTTTTATCAAATGCCATAGTCTTTGCAGCAGAAATTTTTTCTAAAGCTGTACCGGATTTTACGATGATTCCGTTACGAGAACTTCTACTCATACCGGATACGAATGCAATTGGAGCTGCCAATATTAGAGGACATGGTGAGGCAACGACTAAAACCTGTGCAATTCTAATCGGATCCTTAGAAATATACCATGCAAGTCCAGCAATAATATAAGCAATAATCGTGAACGGAACTGCATACCTGTCCGCCAAACGCACAAAGTGTGCTGGATGCGATTCGGACTCCTTAACTAATTTTACAATAGCTTGATATTCACTTTCAGAAGCCACTTTCTCAGCCTTCATCTGAAATGGAAATTCGCCATTGATTGATCCTGACATAACATGTGAACCTTCAGAGACATCAACTGGAACTGACTCACCAGTTAATGATGACTCATCAACATTTGATTTCCCCTCAAAAACAACTCCATCAACAGGGACTTGCTCTTTAGGTCTGATCAAAAGGTCATCCCCAACTTTTACTTCATCAATGTCTATATCTTGAACGTTCTCACCCTTCATGACATGAGCTTTAGAGGGAGAATTATCGAGTAAAGACTTCAATTCACTCTTTGCCTTATTCGCAGCATATTCTTCAAGAGTATCGCCACCTGTAAGCATGAGTAGGACAATCCATCCAGCCCAATATTCGCCTAAGGCAATAGTTGCAACAATCGCAGTAATGGCCAATAAATCAACACCAAAATTACCTGATCGTAAAACCTTAATCATATCGACAAACATAATCAGAGCTAAAATTGTTCCAAGAACACTGATAATTAACTGTGCAGCAAACGCCTGATGAAATGCGAATTGCAGAATAAATGCAATAACACCAATTGTTAGCGTACCGTATAACTTTATCTTATTTGAGTTCATACGACACACCCCCTTACAAGTTAAGATTATCACAATAGTCATTTTTTTAAATAGACTTAATACAAATTGAGATTTTTTTAGTAATTATCCTTATTTATAATCCTCAATTTCAGAAGGATTTTTACTAGGGACTAATCTCTTCATTTGAGAATCAGCAACATAAACGCCCTTCTCATTCAATGAGTAAGTAATCAAATGTGTGGGGTAATCAAGAATCATATCTGACTTAATACCAAATTCAGGATCCATTTCATTCAACTTGACCGCTGCTTTTTGATACATTTTTTCAGCAACCTGCATTGCTATATCTTCATCACTAAAAATAAATCCAACCGTGCCAACACCTTGAACCCGATAAACTTTTTTCACCGAGCGATTAGCCATAGCATTTTTAGTCTTCAAATAATCATCATGTCCGACACTAGGCAAGCCTTCAACAATAGCCACCATCAATTGTTCACCAACCAATTTAGTAGCTTCGTCATATTTAGATTTCAAAATTTGTTCAAGATTCTTTTTAAAGTTATCCAAAGTAGCTTGATCCTTAAAAGTAATCAAATAATCATCAAACCATTCATTCAAACCCAAAGATTTCATAGGGACTGTCATAGAATCCGAAACCATACCCTTAAAACGCTCGTCTTCAACGGCATCATATTCCTTACGAAAAGTCTCATAACCCTTCTCAGTTTCCATAACACCAAAAGTAAATTCCAAATCCATAGCCATATAAGGATCCATTTGATTGTCTTTAGAAATATCATCAACAACTTGCACACCAAAATACTCAGATTTAGTCATAAATAACCTCACATAAAATTATTTTTATTCATTAACATAATTCCATTATACCAATCTTAAAACCCAGACAAGCCAAAAATGGCTCAAAATAAAAAATGACCAAAAACAAAAGTTTTCAGTCATTTTTTTATGAGTTTATAAACAAATTTACACAATTAATGTTTGATCTCATTTTTCAACGTCCATACTGCAAGACGTCATCAACATAAAACATGAGACACTAAAAAGTATCCATATAAATCAAACTAATTTTTCATATTACACAAGACTAGATGGAGGAAGAAAATCGATTTGGGCTAAATGGCTAAATTATTCTTAGTCGAGCGAACTTCTCGACTTAGAATAAGGTGCAGTTTGAAGACTTTTCGTACTGTGGAAAGGCTTCAAATGCGCCAGCCATGTTCCAGCCCAAAAATCGATTTTCTTCCGGAATCGGAAGCCTAGTTCACATGAACCAAATCATCCTTAACCAAATGCTCGGCAATCTGAACAGTATTCCAAGCAGCACCCTTCAAAAGATTGTCAGAAACAACCCAAAGATTAAATGCACCCTTGTTTTCCAAATCAGGACGAATACGACCAACGAAAGTTTCACGCTTACCAGTAGCATTAATTGGTTGTGGATATACTTGATGCTCAGGATCATCTTCCAAAACAGCACCTGGGAAATTCTTAACAGCTTCACGAATTTTTTCAACAGAAGCTGCGTCATGATCAACGGTATCGATCCAAATTGATTCACCATGACTAATTGGAACAGGAACACGGACACAAGTAGCAGTTACTTTGATATCAGTTGAATCCATGTCGTCTAGCATAATCTTCTTTGTTTCATGAATCATCTTCCACTCTTCATGTGAGTACAAGTTATCTTCCAAAACGTCAATTTGTGGTAACAAGTTAAATGCTAGTGGATAGTGTTTCTTATCACCCTTTGTAGGGAAGATGTCAGCTTTCATTTCCTTGCCATCAAGAAAATCTTGTGCTTCTTGCTTCAATTCGTTCAAGGCTGATTGACCAGCACCTGAAGCAGCCTGATAAGTTGAAACGATAATTTGCTTCAAACCAAATTCCTTACGGATTGGTTCCAAGGCAACCATCATTTGAATTGTTGAACAGTTAGGATTAGCGATAATACCATGATGGTTATAGAGAGCTTTCTCGTTAACTTCAGGCACTACCAATGGAACATCTGGATCCATTCTGAAAGCACTAGTGTTATCAACACATACAGCACCACGTTTCACAGCTTCTGGAAGAAGTTTCTTTGAAACCCCACCACCAGCAGATGCTAAAACGATATCCACTCCTTCAAATGATTCTGGCTTAGCTTCTTCAACTGTTACATCTTGACCTTTAAATTGTAATGTCTTACCAGCTGAACGACTTGAAGCTAATAATCTTACCTTTGAAACTGGAATTGTTGATTGTTCCAATTGTTGTATTAAACGTGTACCTACGGCACCTGTAGCACCTAAAATTGCGACCTCAAAACCTTCACTCATATTATTTCATCCCTTATTTTATTTAAAAACCAATGTGGTATTTATTTTTATTTTAATGTGGCAGTAAATTCTCTTAAACGTTTCATTGCTTCTTTAATATCTTCCATTGATGATGCGTATGACATTCTAAAGTGACCTTCGCCACCTTCACCAAAGGCAACACCAGGTGTAACACCAACCTTGCCCTCTTCAGCCAATTTTTCAGCAAATTCAACTGAACTTAAACCAAACTCAGCAGGAATCTTTGAGAATGTGTAGAATGCACCCTTTGGCATGATTGTTTCATAACCAATGTCATTAAGTTGATCAACGATGTAGTCGCGACGTTCTTTATAGATGTCACGCATTTCAACAGCATCGTCAATCCCATTTGTCAAAGCTTCTTGAGCAGCATATTGTGCTGGGTTTGATGGACATGTAACAGTGTATGCGTGCATTTTTCCAGCATTTTCAACAAAGTCAGCAGGACCAGCAACATATCCAATTCTGTATCCAGTCATAGCATGTGATTTTGACAAACCATTTACTAAAATAGTTTTTTCAGGCATCAATTGAGTCATTGAAGTATGTTTTACACCATATGTTAATTCAGCATAAATTTCATCTGTAATTACATACATTGGCTTGTCTTTAACAACGTCAACAATTTCTTGTAGTTGATCCTTACTATATTCAAAACCAGTTGGGTTTCCAGGGAAGTTGAGAATCATTGCCTTAACTTTGTCTTCACCCTCACGGTCAATAACTTCTTGTAGTTTTTTACCAGTCAATTGAAAACCATCTGGAGTTGTATCAACTTGGACAGGAATTCCTCCCAACACTTTGATGATCGGAATATATAATGCAAAAGTTGGTGTTGGAACGATGACTTTGTCACCAGGGTTAATGATTGCTGCTAGTGAAACGAAAATTGCTTCAGTTCCACCGATTGTAACGATGACTTCTGATTCAGGATCATAATTAACATCGTAACGAGTATTCAAATATCCAGAAATGGCCTTACGTAAACCAATAATTCCACGTTGTTCTGAATAATGAGATTTATTTTCTTCAATACTCTTGATAGCTGCTTTTTTAACATGTTCAGGAACATTGAAGTCTGGTTCACCTAAAGTCAATTTGATAATTCCAGGAATTTTAGCAAATTTTACAGCAAAATATCTAATCTGTGAGATACCCATAGGGGCAATAGTTTCGTTTACTACATTTTTTACACTTGGGTCTAACTTTGGCATGTAATTTTATCTCCTCATTAATAATCTAATATTAGTTAATTTTTTCTAGTAATGAATCTGTAAATTTAGCTAAACGGTTGATACCTTCTTTAATATTATCCATTGAAGTAGCGTATGAAATTCTGAAGTATCCTTCTCCGGCATCACCGAAAGCATCCCCTGGTACAACCCCAACAAGTGCTTCTTTAGCTAAACGACGGCAGAAAGTTTCTGAATCCAAATTGAATTTAACTGGAATCTTAGGAAATACATAGAATGCTCCATCAGGTTCAACAGTCTCATAGCCCAAATCATTGAGTGCCTTAACAATATAGTCACGACGTTCTTGATAAGTCTGACGCATATCAATTGGATCATCCAATCCATTTTCCAAGGCTTCTTGAGCAGCATATTGTGCAGGGTTTGAAGGACAAGTAACAGTAAATGAGTGAACCTTGGCAGCTTCGTCAACAAAGCCTTTTGGAGCAGCAATATAACCAATTCTATATCCTGTCATAGCATGCGATTTTGATAATCCATTAATCAAAATTGTTTGTCCAGGTAAAACAGAGGCAAATGAAGTATGTTTTTCTCCATAAACTAATTGACTATAAATTTCATCTGAAATTACCAATAATGGAGTGTCACGAATGACATCTGCCAAAGCCTCGAGTTCTGCTTTTGAATAAACAACCCCAGTTGGGTTTCCAGGATAGTTGATAATGATAGCTTTGGCACCTTTACCTTCATGAGCTAAAACATCTTTTAACTTGTCAGGAGTCAACTTAAAGTCATCATTTGAAGTATCAACTTCAACAGGTTCTCCACCTAGAATTTCAATATCATCCATATAGATAGAGAAAGTTGGTGTAGGAACAATGATCTTGTCGCCATGATTGATGATTGTATAAAGTGAAGTATAAATAGCTTCAGTTGCACCGATAGTTACAATAACTTCAGTGGCTGGATCATAATTTACACCATAGTCAGTAGCAAGATAATTACTAATCGCTTTTCTCAAACCAGGAATACCTTTTTGGGGTGTGTAGTGAGAGTCATTGTCCTCAATACTCTTAACTGCAGCCTCTTTAACATGGTCAGGCACGTTGAAATCTGGTTCCCCTAAAGTTAATTTAACAATTCCTGGAATTCCGGCGATTTCTGAATTAAACATTAAAATTTTATCGTCACCAATTGGTTTAACTAATTTATTCTCAATATTCGCAACACTCTTTGATAGTTCTGGCATTACATTCACCCCTATTTTTATTTTACAGATTCTGGCTCGAAGTCTTCAGTGAATTTTCGAATCCGACTTACAGCTTCTTTTAAATCATCTAGTGGCACAGCATATGATATTCTAAAATATTTGTCGCCACCCTTACCAAAAATACTACCAGGAATTACCCCAACTCTGGCATCTTTAGCAAGTTTTCTTGCAAAACTTTCTGAATCCAAACCAAATTCATCTGGAATTCTTGGAAACACGTAAAAAGCTCCTTGTGGATTCAAAGTTTTATAACCAATATCATTTAATTCTTTGACTAAATAGTCTCGTCTTTGTTTATATATTTTACGAGTTTCGATTGGATCATTTAATCCGTTTTCTAATGCCTCTTGTGCAGCAAACTGGGCAGCATTGGTTGCGGCTGTGGTAGTAAAAGCATGCAACTTGTCTGCTTCAGCAACGAAGGCTGCCGGTGCGGCAATATATCCAATACGATAACCAGTCATTGAATGTGACTTCGAAAGACCATTAATTAAAACGGTTTGTTCTGGAAGAACATTTGCAAATGAGACATGATTTACGTCATAAACTAATTCACTATAAATCTCATCACAAATTACAAACATGCTCTTTCCACGAACAACATTCGCCAAATCTTCAATTTCGGCTTTGTCATAGGCAACACCTGTCGGATTACTAGGAAAGTTCAGAATAATCGCCTTGATACTGTCTTCCCCCTCATCAGCAATAACTTTTTTAAGTCGTTCGCTATTAAGTTTGAAGTCATTGTCGGTTACATCAACTTCGATAGGAATTCCACCAAGTGCTTTGACAGTCGATGCATAAAACGAAAACGCTGGTGTTGGAATTATAACTTTGTCACCGACATTAATAATTGACGCAACGGAAACATAAATTGCCTCAGTCGCACCGACAGTCACAATAATTTCTGATTCTGGATCATATTTCAAATTGTAACGTGAATTTAAGTAATTACTGATGGCTTTTCTCAAACCATCAAAACCCTTTTGTGGTGAATAATGGGAATAATTATCTTCAATACTCTTCATAGCAGCTTTTTTACATGCTCCGGAGTATTAAAGTCTGGTTCTCCAACAACCAATTTGATTGTCCCCGGATATTTGGAAAATTCCTCATTAAAGAGACGAATTTTATTATTTCCAATTGTTTTTAAATATTTATTTTCGACATTTTGCAAACTCTTTGATAATTCTGGCATTTGGCTACACCTGCTTATTATATAATTTTTTCTAAGCCAATGATTAATTCGTCACGTTTCATGACTTCAGAAATGGCTATGCGAACGCCCTTCATAAATGAAGCACGATCGGTAGTACTCTGTTTAATCGTAAGTGTTTCACCTTGTCCACCAAAAATAACTTCTTCATCAGCCACAAATCCTGGTAGTCGAACTGCATGAATTTTAATTCCATGATAATCACCACCACGAGCACCAATCTTGTCCTGCTCGTTTGGATTTGATTCTTGATCTTTGCCTTGAACTTCATGAATTAATTTAGCAGTATTCATAGCTGTACCTGATGGTGCATCTAATTTATCTTCGTGATGGAATTCCAAAACTTCCGAGTGGTCAAAATACTTCGCTGCCACTTGAGCAAACTTCATCATCAAAACTGCAGATACTCCAAAGTTGGAGGCAATAATGCCACCAACTTTTTTACTATCAGCTAACTCTTTCAATTCAGAAACTTGTTCTTCACTCATACCACTTGTTCCGATAACTGGACGAATTCCGTGTTCAATTGCAAATTTTGTATTTTCAAAAACTGCACTAGGAATACTGAAATCAATCCAAATATCAGCGGCAATATCAATTTGAGATAAGTCATTGAATACTTTGACGCTATCATCCAAATCGTAATCTGCTGGGTCTAAGCTCTTGATGATTGGGTTGAACGCTCCGACTAATTGAAGGTCACTCTCCCCGTTGATCATGGCTAAAACTTTTTGACCCATAGAACCTGTAAATCCTGAGACGATTGCTTTTATCACGACTTTGCTCCCTCCAAATCTAATGCACTATATAATTTTGCCTTTTCATCTTTGTTAAGTGGCAAAATTGGCAAACGGCAAGTTCCAACGTTGTATCCTTGATCATTTAATACTGCCTTCACTGGTGAAGGTGATGGATACATAAATAATGCTGCCATCTTTGGTGTCAAAAATCTTTGAATTGCTCCGGCACCAAGATAGTCTCCAGCTTCAAGTTTTGCATACATGTCTGTCATTTCTTTGCCATAAATATGAGCTGCAACAGAAATAACTCCATTAGCACCAATAACTTTGGCAAATAAAGCTTGTGCATCCTCGCCACTATATACTAAAAATCCTTCAGCAGAATTTTCAACAATATATTGAAGATCTTCCATAGTATTGCATTGCTTTACCCCAGCAATATTAGGATAGTTCGACAATTCAACCACCGTCTCCTTATCCATCAAAACGCCGGTACGTCCAGGAATGTTGTACATGATAACTGGAATTCCAGATGCATCAGCAACTGCCTCGAAGTGAGCCTTCATCCCTCTCTGGTTAGGCTTGTTGTAATAAGGAACAACAACAAGTGCCATATCAATTCCATCAATTTGTGAAAGCTTATTAACGAAATCAATTGTTCCTTGAGTATTGTTGCTTCCAGCTCCAGCAATAATGGGAACTCGACCATTTACGATTTGAGCAAATTTAGTATAAAGAGCTAATTTCTCATCTTCTGACAACGTTGGTGTTTCACCAGTTGTACCACCGATTACAAAACCTTCTGATCCAGTTTCAATCAAGTGGTTAGTTAAATTTTCTAATGCATCGTAATTAATTTCGGTTCCTTCGTCATTAAACGGAGTAATAATTGCTGTCATTAAATCTACATTTTCAAACATAATATTCTCCTTTACATACTCATTCGATATTTTAAAAATCCTTCAATAGCGTTCACACCATCAATGATTGCTTCTTCGTGAGGCAAGAAATCGACTGAGTGTAATGCACCTGGGCTAGCAACTCCTAGCCAAAACATTGTTCCAGGGAACTTCGATAGTAAATATCCGAAATCTTCACCTGTCATAGCGGGTTCAGTTTCTTGGAATTTAACGTCTTTTGCATTTGACATATAATCGATAAAATTCTTTGTTAATTCAGGATTATTTTCAACTGGATAATATCCACCTTGGTTAAATTCGACATCAATCGTGCAGTTGAATGAAACTTCCAGTCCCTTAGCAACATCGACGATACGTTGTCTGATGTACTCAATCATCTGTTGATTCAATCCACGGACGGTACCTTCAATTCTTGCTTTACCAGCAATAACATTTCTAATAGTACCAGCTTCAAGCTTTCCGAAAGTAATAACTCCACATTTCACTGGATCAATACTTCTAGAAATAATTGTTTGAACCTGTTCGATAAAGTTAGCAGCAATAACAACTGCATCGTTAGCCTTATGTGGATAAGCAGCATGACCACTCATACCATGAATCGTTACATTTACTTCCGTTGTACCTGCGAATAATGTACCGTTTCGACAGCCAATAATTCCGGTACCTAAATCTGCATTGTCATGCAATCCATAAAATTCATCTGGTTTATATTTACCAGAGAAAAGGCCTAAATCATAAGCCTGCTTACCACCACTTTCAGATTCCTCTGCGGGTTGGAAAAAGAACATCAGATTGTCAGTTGGCTGATTCTCAGCGAAATAACTAATCAGTCCTAATGCTACAGTCATATGCAGGTCATGACCGCATGCATGCATTACCCCTGGATGAACTGAACGGTAGTATAAATCGTTAGTCTCTGTGACAGGAAGTGCATCCATATCAGCACGATATCCAATTGTACGTTTAGGATTAGAACCATTTATATGAACAAATAATGCTGTGGGCAATTCTGGGAATTCTTTTACTTCCAAAAATTCTTGTGGAAAATCATTAATAGCTTTTTTCAAATATTCGTGTGTTTTATTTTCCTTCAAAGCTAGTTCGGGAATTTTATGTAAATCACGACGAATATTAATTAAATCCTCGCCTGCTAAACTCATAATTATAGTTTCCTCAATGTATCTTCAATGTGTGTTTTATCGGTAGTTTGTTGATCTTTTATCTTCAAAACCTTTGCTGGAACACCTGCGACAACTGCATTAGGCTCAACGTCTTTTGTAACAATTGCTCCGGCACCAACAACCGCGTTATCCCCAACTTGAACACCTTCAAGGACAACAGCATTTGCACCAACAGTTACGTTGTTTCCAATTCGAACTGGATCAGCTGAAGCTGGTTCAATCACACCAGCTAAAACTGCATTAGCGCCGATATGTGAATTTTCACCAACCATTGCACGACCACCAAGGACAGCTCCCATATCAATCATTGTTCCGTTACCAATTTCAGCACCAATATTAATTACGGCACCCATCATAATAACTGCATTGTCACCAATTTCCACTTGATCACGGATAATAGCACCTGGTTCAATTCTGGCATTAATATGTTTAATATCAAGCATTGGTACAGCCGAATTTTGTGCAGAAGTTTCAACATAATAGTCTTCAACCGCTGAATCTTTTAATAGAGGTTCAATTTCCTTATAATCTCCGAACAAAATTCCGAAAGAATCTGTTGAGAAATCTTGTACTCCTGAAGGAATGTTTAATTTTGAAACATTCCCTTTAATATAAGCTTTTACTGGCGTTGCCTTCTTGGCGTTACCAATGTAATTAATAATTTCTTCTGCATCCATCTTAGTCATGCTAAATC encodes:
- a CDS encoding aminotransferase class I/II-fold pyridoxal phosphate-dependent enzyme; amino-acid sequence: MPELSKSVANIENKLVKPIGDDKILMFNSEIAGIPGIVKLTLGEPDFNVPDHVKEAAVKSIEDNDSHYTPQKGIPGLRKAISNYLATDYGVNYDPATEVIVTIGATEAIYTSLYTIINHGDKIIVPTPTFSIYMDDIEILGGEPVEVDTSNDDFKLTPDKLKDVLAHEGKGAKAIIINYPGNPTGVVYSKAELEALADVIRDTPLLVISDEIYSQLVYGEKHTSFASVLPGQTILINGLSKSHAMTGYRIGYIAAPKGFVDEAAKVHSFTVTCPSNPAQYAAQEALENGLDDPIDMRQTYQERRDYIVKALNDLGYETVEPDGAFYVFPKIPVKFNLDSETFCRRLAKEALVGVVPGDAFGDAGEGYFRISYATSMDNIKEGINRLAKFTDSLLEKIN
- a CDS encoding aspartate-semialdehyde dehydrogenase, which gives rise to MSEGFEVAILGATGAVGTRLIQQLEQSTIPVSKVRLLASSRSAGKTLQFKGQDVTVEEAKPESFEGVDIVLASAGGGVSKKLLPEAVKRGAVCVDNTSAFRMDPDVPLVVPEVNEKALYNHHGIIANPNCSTIQMMVALEPIRKEFGLKQIIVSTYQAASGAGQSALNELKQEAQDFLDGKEMKADIFPTKGDKKHYPLAFNLLPQIDVLEDNLYSHEEWKMIHETKKIMLDDMDSTDIKVTATCVRVPVPISHGESIWIDTVDHDAASVEKIREAVKNFPGAVLEDDPEHQVYPQPINATGKRETFVGRIRPDLENKGAFNLWVVSDNLLKGAAWNTVQIAEHLVKDDLVHVN
- a CDS encoding aminotransferase class I/II-fold pyridoxal phosphate-dependent enzyme produces the protein MPKLDPSVKNVVNETIAPMGISQIRYFAVKFAKIPGIIKLTLGEPDFNVPEHVKKAAIKSIEENKSHYSEQRGIIGLRKAISGYLNTRYDVNYDPESEVIVTIGGTEAIFVSLAAIINPGDKVIVPTPTFALYIPIIKVLGGIPVQVDTTPDGFQLTGKKLQEVIDREGEDKVKAMILNFPGNPTGFEYSKDQLQEIVDVVKDKPMYVITDEIYAELTYGVKHTSMTQLMPEKTILVNGLSKSHAMTGYRIGYVAGPADFVENAGKMHAYTVTCPSNPAQYAAQEALTNGIDDAVEMRDIYKERRDYIVDQLNDIGYETIMPKGAFYTFSKIPAEFGLSSVEFAEKLAEEGKVGVTPGVAFGEGGEGHFRMSYASSMEDIKEAMKRLREFTATLK
- the dapB gene encoding 4-hydroxy-tetrahydrodipicolinate reductase, producing the protein MIKAIVSGFTGSMGQKVLAMINGESDLQLVGAFNPIIKSLDPADYDLDDSVKVFNDLSQIDIAADIWIDFSIPSAVFENTKFAIEHGIRPVIGTSGMSEEQVSELKELADSKKVGGIIASNFGVSAVLMMKFAQVAAKYFDHSEVLEFHHEDKLDAPSGTAMNTAKLIHEVQGKDQESNPNEQDKIGARGGDYHGIKIHAVRLPGFVADEEVIFGGQGETLTIKQSTTDRASFMKGVRIAISEVMKRDELIIGLEKII
- the dapD gene encoding 2,3,4,5-tetrahydropyridine-2,6-dicarboxylate N-acetyltransferase codes for the protein MTKMDAEEIINYIGNAKKATPVKAYIKGNVSKLNIPSGVQDFSTDSFGILFGDYKEIEPLLKDSAVEDYYVETSAQNSAVPMLDIKHINARIEPGAIIRDQVEIGDNAVIMMGAVINIGAEIGNGTMIDMGAVLGGRAMVGENSHIGANAVLAGVIEPASADPVRIGNNVTVGANAVVLEGVQVGDNAVVGAGAIVTKDVEPNAVVAGVPAKVLKIKDQQTTDKTHIEDTLRKL
- a CDS encoding DNA-3-methyladenine glycosylase, yielding MSYSITETNKFFESKSTTEIAEEMLGHILTYDSPQGKLSGIIVETEAYLGPDDMAAHSYGGRHSAANDPLYQQGGTIYIYSIHSWLDMDISIQKSGIPNGVLIRGVEPLTGKDIMDENRKKTGFDTTNGPAKWIRAFGIMDKTFSGTMLNAGKFQFELKKSKTPNHVLATPRIGVPNKGEWTDKKMRFIVEGNPYVSKMYKRDMNLDSFGWK
- the dapA gene encoding 4-hydroxy-tetrahydrodipicolinate synthase — protein: MFENVDLMTAIITPFNDEGTEINYDALENLTNHLIETGSEGFVIGGTTGETPTLSEDEKLALYTKFAQIVNGRVPIIAGAGSNNTQGTIDFVNKLSQIDGIDMALVVVPYYNKPNQRGMKAHFEAVADASGIPVIMYNIPGRTGVLMDKETVVELSNYPNIAGVKQCNTMEDLQYIVENSAEGFLVYSGEDAQALFAKVIGANGVISVAAHIYGKEMTDMYAKLEAGDYLGAGAIQRFLTPKMAALFMYPSPSPVKAVLNDQGYNVGTCRLPILPLNKDEKAKLYSALDLEGAKS
- a CDS encoding N-acetyldiaminopimelate deacetylase — protein: MMSLAGEDLINIRRDLHKIPELALKENKTHEYLKKAINDFPQEFLEVKEFPELPTALFVHINGSNPKRTIGYRADMDALPVTETNDLYYRSVHPGVMHACGHDLHMTVALGLISYFAENQPTDNLMFFFQPAEESESGGKQAYDLGLFSGKYKPDEFYGLHDNADLGTGIIGCRNGTLFAGTTEVNVTIHGMSGHAAYPHKANDAVVIAANFIEQVQTIISRSIDPVKCGVITFGKLEAGTIRNVIAGKARIEGTVRGLNQQMIEYIRQRIVDVAKGLEVSFNCTIDVEFNQGGYYPVENNPELTKNFIDYMSNAKDVKFQETEPAMTGEDFGYLLSKFPGTMFWLGVASPGALHSVDFLPHEEAIIDGVNAIEGFLKYRMSM
- a CDS encoding heavy metal translocating P-type ATPase — translated: MNSNKIKLYGTLTIGVIAFILQFAFHQAFAAQLIISVLGTILALIMFVDMIKVLRSGNFGVDLLAITAIVATIALGEYWAGWIVLLMLTGGDTLEEYAANKAKSELKSLLDNSPSKAHVMKGENVQDIDIDEVKVGDDLLIRPKEQVPVDGVVFEGKSNVDESSLTGESVPVDVSEGSHVMSGSINGEFPFQMKAEKVASESEYQAIVKLVKESESHPAHFVRLADRYAVPFTIIAYIIAGLAWYISKDPIRIAQVLVVASPCPLILAAPIAFVSGMSRSSRNGIIVKSGTALEKISAAKTMAFDKTGTITRGKLVVQNVKTADGFKPEDVYAYAASLEQSSSHVMAQTIVDFAVNRNIRMKDVENAQEVTAEGIKGIIDNHEIRVGNPEFVTKDNVEKINSSTVYVSVDGKYAGVYTLVDQIRPEAKETISRLKTFGFKNILMISGDKKETTDAVASQVGITKAYPSSLPADKVKIIQNLPKDYHPTIMVGDGVNDAPALALADVGIAMGYKGANAASESADAVVLKDDLSKVGDVAKISDDTLRVAKQAVMIGILICIILMIVAGFGLIPTIIGAMLQEVVDTVTILYALRAKSDKL